One window of the Yamadazyma tenuis chromosome 6, complete sequence genome contains the following:
- the PRS1_2 gene encoding ribose-phosphate pyrophosphokinase 1 (EggNog:ENOG503NVTN; COG:E,F): MRKCKVFVGSSHPELGRLVCERLGVEPAPCSLKKFSNGETSVQIGVSVRDEDVYIIQSGSPEINDHIMELLILISACRGGSANKITAVIPQFPYSKQSKMKKHRGAITARMLANLLIMAGADHVVSMDLHASQMQGFFTKPVDNLFGAPTLARWIRHNVPEWEKAVVVSKNPGGTKRVTTLADALKINFAMIHTDRRRTHDGYSSKNKKKNLKTSRASKTADEEEDNIVSEMQTARIVQGHVVDDDYQAGGNPDPQSHPEKTPILDSDALGGSYDADNSDDEDELTLTSQEKLITLVGDVNDKPAIILDDMIDKPGSFIAAAEHLRMNCGAKSVYILGTHGLFQDKCLETLNESSCIDKIVVTNTYPISKERIEQNKKLSVIDVSPIFAECIRRDHFGESISVLFDSLAAFE, from the coding sequence ATGAGAAAGTGTAAAGTTTTTGTGGGGTCCTCCCACCCTGAGTTGGGAAGATTGGTATGTGAAAGGTTAGGAGTGGAACCAGCCCCATGTAGCTTAAAAAAGTTTTCCAATGGAGAAACTTCGGTTCAAATTGGTGTGTCTGTCAGAGATGAAGATGTATATATAATTCAAAGTGGGTCACCTGAAATCAACGACCACATAATGGAGTTATTGATTTTAATATCTGCTTGTCGGGGTGGGTCTGCCAATAAAATCACCGCTGTTATTCCTCAATTCCCATATTCCAAGCAAtccaagatgaagaaacacAGAGGGGCCATCACCGCCAGAatgttggccaatttgTTAATCATGGCAGGTGCAGATCATGTGGTGTCGATGGACTTACATGCCTCCCAAATGCAAggtttcttcaccaaacCGGTGGATAACTTATTTGGAGCACCCACGTTGGCTCGTTGGATTCGTCACAATGTTCCCGAATGGGAAAAGGCTGTGGTGGTATCCAAGAATCCTGGTGGAACCAAACGAGTCACCACTTTAGCAGATGCTTTGAAGATCAATTTCGCTATGATTCACACTGATAGGAGAAGAACTCACGATGGATATTCAAGCAAGaataaaaagaagaatctcaaGACATCTCGGGCCTCCAAGACtgctgatgaagaagaggacAACATTGTAAGCGAAATGCAAACTGCCAGAATTGTTCAAGGGCATGTTGTTGACGATGATTATCAAGCAGGGGGAAATCCAGATCCTCAAAGTCATCCCGAGAAGACTCCTATTTTGGACTCGGATGCATTAGGTGGCTCTTATGATGCTGATAactctgatgatgaagatgagttgaCATTGACGTCACAAGAAAAATTAATCACATTAGTGGGTGATGTCAATGATAAACCAGCCATAATATTGGATGATATGATTGACAAGCCAGGGTCTTTTATCGCAGCTGCTGAACATTTAAGAATGAACTGCGGGGCAAAATCAGTCTACATCTTGGGAACCCATGGGCTTTTCCAAGACAAATGCTTGGAAACTTTAAACGAGAGTAGTTGTATCGACAAAATTGTTGTGACCAACACTTATCCAATATCTAAGGAAAGAATTGAGCaaaacaagaaattgagCGTGATTGATGTGTCACCAATTTTCGCCGAGTGCATCAGAAGAGATCACTTTGGTGAGTCGATTTCGGTGTTATTCGACTCTTTGGCAGCCTTTGAATAA
- the FAS1 gene encoding beta subunit of fatty acid synthetase (COG:I; EggNog:ENOG503NV76) has product MSTTRPFQLNHGSLEFTILVPSNVYQNFIQLNQQFTKHYLPLPTEGFNDLDEPSSPIELFSKFMGFINKSIARSNRNLTLTDSELESVLSYCVNEFKSNIINQDIHSFVLNLLKNDEYPTTLDKVKDIIRNYYQSISLISTETVESRNVSLKSNLLNCESADIFAIFGGQGNSDDYFEELRELYNIYNPLIKNLISEINSSLQTLLKKVDNVDKVYTQGLDIIQWLENKDKTPDQDYLLSVPVSCPLICLIQLCHYQITCKILDIHPGEFLSHLKGSTGHSQGLVTSVAISCSNNWEQFLGNSVKAINLLFFIGLRCLITYPSTTLPPSMLQDSLENGEGRPSPMLSVRDLSEEQVEKFIAQTNAHLPADKHISISLVNGPNQLVVSGPPESLYGLNLTLRNGKAQPGLDQSRIPHSKRKLKFSNRFLPIFAPFHSHLLKDANDLIIEDLKLNELEFAAKSLKIPVYDTFNGENFQDFTASTSVSERLVYLITQLPVNWEVATNFKSTHILDFGPGGVSGLGVLTHKNKDGTGSRIILAGTLDYHINKENDEYGFKQELFNYDKLATVKFQANWNDDFKPTLIKNKSGKVFVSTKFSKLLSRAPLMVPGMTPTTINPGFVIDTLNAGYHIELGGGGYFHPKMLQDALDEIRDKIVPGYGICINLIYVNPRLLQWAIPLIKELREQGYPIQGITIGAGVPSLEIANEYISDLKLTHLGLKPGSIDAINQVVNIAKHNPHFPIVLQWTGGRGGGHHSFEDFHQPILQMYSKIRKYSNIILVAGSGFGSDEDTYPYLTGTWANAYNYPSMPFDGVLFGSRVMVAKEAFTSLAAKKAIAATSGVQDHEWESTYNKPTGGILTVTSEMGEPIHKIATRGVKLWKEFDETIFNLPKNKLVETLKAKKDYIISRLNKDFQKVWFGKNSQGVCDLEEMTYQEVSNRLIELMYVSKSKRWIDVTLRNLWGDYLKRVEERFASNDVESLIQNYNQLTVNPQAFSDKFFERFSAGKEQLINEEDCDYFLILCTRPTQKPCPFVPVLDENFSLYFKKDSLWQSEDLEAVVDEDVERTCILHGPVAAQFTNKVDEPIKEILDNIHEGHIKRLLKDYYNDDESLIPTVEYFGGDIKNTSADSLPSSLKIEVAGSKKTITIGEGALPELSSWIDLLAGEKLNWLHAFIKSQRIVQGSSYMDNSAHSVLSPVNNMIIEIDNFESNTDQVLTSYEKVSGDYKPVVKISFNKKKELIEYRLVEHRTADSTPVELPFLFRYEPNDGFAPILEVMEDRNIRIKEFYWKLWYGSNSPVNLDIDVSKIIEGEEITINAQDISEFTHAIGNKSEAFVSRNGKESYAPMDFAIVIGWKAIINAIFPRTVDGDLLKLVHLSNGYKMIPGAKLLKNGDKVASKAEIKSVLNQASGKMVEVIGTIYRENKPVMEVTSQFLYRGDYKDFENTFSKITETPYEIKINNSKDLAILKSKEWFELEKDIDLLNKTLTFRLESVYKYKSTEIFSSIHTSGKVYYELPTKEVVEVASVNYEAGRSYGNPVIDYLSRNGSTIEQAVIFENSIPLSSNEELTSKAPTTNEPYAKVSGDYNPIHVSRVFANYAGLPGTITHGMYSSGSIRSLVEEWAANSVAERVRAFKCNFLGMVLPNDVLQTTLEHIGMINGRKIIKIQTKNIETETVVLDGEAEIEQPITTYVFTGQGSQEQGMGMDLYEKSAVAKDVWDRADLHFINNYGFSILDIVKNNPNELTIHFNGKKGRKIRENYITMMFETIAENGEIKSEKIFKEIDNTTTKHTFVSPTGLLSATQFTQPALTLMEKASYEDIKAKGLVPSDAMFAGHSLGEYSALSSLANVMPIESLVDVVFYRGMTMQVAVPRDETGRSNYGMCAVNPTRVGPTFNDAALRFVVDEVSARTGWLLEIVNYNVENTQYVTAGDLRALDTLTNVLNVIKLNKIDLVKLQAQMSLDKVKEHLNEIIKEVSTKSLAKPQPIDLERGFAVIPLKGISVPFHSSYLMSGVKPFQRFLNKKIPKSSVKPKDLINKYIPNLTAKPFEITKEYFEEVYQLTKSEKLKSIIENWESYESA; this is encoded by the coding sequence ATGTCCACCACAAGACCGTTCCAGTTAAATCATGGATCGTTGGAATTCACAATTTTGGTACCATCTAACGTGTATCAGAATTTCATTCAATTGAATCAACAGTTTACCAAGCATTACTTACCCTTGCCCACCGAAGGATTTaatgacttggatgaaCCCAGTTCTCCTATCGAGcttttttccaagttcatggGGTTCATAAACAAATCTATTGCCAGAAGCAACAGAAATTTGACTTTGACCGATTCCGAATTAGAATCTGTGTTGAGTTACTGTgtcaatgagttcaagtcaaatATTATCAACCAGGACATCCACTCGTTTGTGCttaacttgttgaagaatgacGAGTATCCAACCACTTTGGACAAAGTCAAGGACATCATCAGAAACTACTACCAAAGCATCAGTTTAATTTCTACAGAAACCGTTGAATCCAGGAATGTGTCGTTGaaatccaacttgttgaactgtGAAAGTGCCGATATATTTgccatttttggtggtCAAGGAAACTCCGATGACTATTTCGAAGAGTTGAGAGAATTATACAATATTTATAACCCcctcatcaaaaacttgatttctgaaatcaactccaGCTTACAgaccttgttgaaaaaagtCGATAATGTCGACAAGGTTTACACCCAGGGATTAGATATTATCCAGTGGTTAGAAAACAAGGATAAGACTCCTGATCAAGATTACCTTTTAAGTGTTCCTGTTAGTTGCCCATTGATTTGCCTTATCCAATTATGTCACTACCAAATTACTTGTAAGATCTTGGATATCCACCCTGGCGAATTCTTAAGCCATTTGAAGGGCTCAACCGGTCACTCTCAAGGTTTAGTTACTTCGGTGGCCATAAGTTGTTCTAACAACTGGGAACAATTTTTGGGGAACTCTGTCAAAGCCATTAATTTATTATTTTTCATTGGTTTAAGATGCTTAATAACCTATCCAAGTACCACTTTACCTCCTTCAATGTTGCAAGACTCATTGGAAAATGGTGAAGGTAGACCATCTCCTATGTTATCGGTTAGAGACTTATCTGAAGagcaagttgaaaaattcattGCTCAAACTAATGCCCATTTACCAGCAGATAAGCACATTTCGATTTCTTTAGTTAATGGCCCTAACCAATTGGTTGTTTCTGGTCCTCCCGAATCTTTATATGGTTTGAATCTCACCTTGAGAAATGGAAAGGCTCAACCTGGGTTGGATCAATCAAGAATTCCTCACTCCAAGAGAAAGTTGAAATTTTCCAACAGATTCTTACCTATCTTTGCACCTTTTCATTCTCATTTATTGAAGGATGCCAACGACTTaattattgaagatttgaagttgaacgaaCTCgaatttgcagcaaaaAGCTTGAAAATTCCTGTTTATGACACTTTTAATGGAGAAAactttcaagatttcacGGCTTCGACTTCTGTAAGTGAGAGACTTGTGTACTTGATTACACAATTGCCCGTGAACTGGGAAGTTGccacaaacttcaaatcTACTCACATTTTGGACTTTGGTCCAGGTGGTGTTAGTGGATTGGGTGTATTGACTCATAAGAACAAGGATGGTACTGGTTCAAGAATAATCTTGGCAGGTACTTTGGATTACCATATTAACAAGGAAAATGACGAGTATGGATTCAAGCaagaattgttcaattATGACAAATTGGCTACTGTCAAATTTCAAGCCAACTGGAATGACGATTTCAAACCaactttgatcaagaacaaatcCGGTAAAGTGTTTGTTTCTACGAAGTTCTCGAAACTTTTGTCCAGAGCCCCTCTTATGGTTCCTGGTATGACTCCTACCACCATTAATCCTGGATTTGTCATTGATACTTTGAATGCTGGTTATCATATTGAAttgggtggtggtggttaCTTCCATCCAAAGATGTTACAAGATGCATTGGATGAGATTAGGGATAAGATTGTTCCTGGGTATGGTATTTGCATTAACTTAATTTATGTCAACCCAAGACTTTTGCAATGGGCCATtcctttgatcaaagaattgaGAGAACAGGGCTACCCAATCCAGGGTATTACTattggtgctggtgttCCATCATTAGAAATTGCAAATGAATATATTTCTGATTTGAAGCTCACTCATTTGGGTCTCAAACCAGGTTCTATTGATGCCATCAACCAAGTGGTTAACATTGCCAAGCACAATCCTCATTTCCCAATCGTATTGCAATGGACTGGTGGTAGAGGTGGTGGTCACCATTCCTTTGAAGatttccatcaaccaaTTTTACAAATGTATTCCAAGATTAGAAAGTATTCTAATATCATTTTGGTTGCTGGTTCTGGATTTGGTTCAGATGAGGACACTTACCCTTATTTGACTGGTACTTGGGCTAATGCTTATAACTACCCTTCGATGCCTTTTGATGGTGTTCTTTTCGGTTCAAGAGTTATGGTTGCCAAAGAAGCCTTCACTTCTTTGGCCGCTAAGAAGGCTATTGCCGCTACTTCTGGTGTCCAAGACCATGAATGGGAGAGTACTTACAACAAGCCAACTGGTGGTATTTTGACTGTTACTTCTGAAATGGGTGAACCAATTCATAAAATTGCTACCAGAGGTGTCAAATTGTGGAAAGAATTCGATGAAACTATTTTCAACTTACCTAAGAacaaattggtggaaactTTAAAAGCTAAGAAGGATTATATCATCTCAAGATTGAACAAGGATTTCCAAAAGGTTTGGTTCGGTAAAAACTCacaaggtgtttgtgatTTGGAAGAGATGACTTACCAAGAGGTTTCTAATAGACTTATTGAACTCATGTAtgtttccaagtcaaagaGATGGATTGATGTGACTTTGAGAAATCTCTGGGGAGACTACCTTAAGAGAGTCGAAGAAAGATTCGCTAGCAATGATGTTGAATCTTTAATTCAAAATTACAACCAATTGACTGTCAACCCTCAAGCTTTCAGCGATAAATTCTTCGAAAGATTCTCCGCTGGTAAAGAACAATTGATCAACGAAGAAGATTGTGATTATTTCCTCATCTTGTGCACCAGGCCAACTCAAAAACCATGTCCATTCGTTCCTGTCTTAGATGAAAACTTTTCTTTGTATTTCAAAAAGGATAGTTTGTGGCAGagtgaagatttggaagCTGTTGTTGACGAAGACGTCGAAAGAACTTGTATTTTGCATGGACCTGTTGCTGCTCAATTTACCAATAAAGTTGATGAACCaatcaaggaaatcttgGATAACATCCACGAAGGTCATATCAAGAGATTATTGAAAGATTACTACAATGACGATGAATCCTTGATTCCTACCGTGGAatactttggtggtgacatAAAGAACACGTCTGCTGATTCTTTACCTTCGTCTCTCAAAATTGAGGTGGCTGGTTCTAAGAAGACCATCACTATTGGTGAAGGGGCTTTACCTGAATTGAGTTCTTGGATTGACTTATTGGCTGGAGAAAAATTAAACTGGCTTCACGCCTTCATCAAGAGTCAAAGAATTGTCCAGGGCAGTAGCTACATGGATAACTCGGCTCACTCGGTTTTGTCTCCTGTTAATAACATGATTATCGAGATTGACAACTTCGAATCAAACACTGATCAAGTTTTGACCAGCTATGAGAAAGTTTCTGGTGACTATAAACCTGTTGTAAAGatatccttcaacaagaagaaggagctTATTGAATACAGATTAGTTGAACATAGAACTGCCGACTCCACTCCAGTTGAGCTTCCTTTCTTATTTAGATACGAGCCTAACGATGGGTTTGCTCCAATCCTAGAAGTTATGGAGGACAGAAACATCAGAATAAAGGAATTCTACTGGAAGTTATGGTATGGATCTAACTCACCTGTGAACTTGGACATTGATGTTTCAAAGATTATcgaaggtgaagaaatcacTATTAATGCCCAAGATATTAGCGAATTTACTCACGCTATCGGTAACAAGCTGGAAgcttttgtttcaagaaACGGAAAGGAGAGCTACGCGCCAATGGATTTTGCTATTGTTATCGGTTGGAAGGCTATCATAAACGCTATCTTCCCTAGAActgttgatggtgatttgttgaaactTGTTCATTTATCTAATGGTTACAAGATGATCCCTGGtgccaagttgttgaagaatggtGACAAGGTAGCCTCTAAGGCTGAAATCAAATCAGTCTTGAACCAAGCCAGTGGAAAGATGGTTGAAGTCATTGGTACTATCTACAGAGAAAACAAGCCAGTAATGGAAGTTACTTCTCAATTCTTGTACCGCGGAGACTACAAAGACTTTGAGAACACCTTCAGCAAGATCACTGAAACACCTTACGAAATCAAGATCAATAACTCTAAGGATTTAGccattttgaaatcaaaagagTGGTTCGAATTGGAGAAGGATAtcgacttgttgaacaagacTTTGACGTTCAGATTGGAATCGGTTTACAAATACAAGTCTACTGAAATCTTTTCTTCTATTCACACTTCTGGTAAGGTCTACTATGAATTACCTACCAAGGAAGTGGTTGAAGTCGCTAGTGTTAACTATGAAGCTGGTAGATCATACGGTAACCCAGTTATCGACTACTTGTCAAGAAATGGAAGTACCATCGAGCAAGCTGTTATATTTGAGAACTCAATTCCTTTGTCTTCTAACGAAGAATTAACTTCGAAGGCTCCAACTACAAATGAACCTTATGCTAAAGTATCTGGTGACTACAATCCAATTCATGTTTCCAGAGTGTTTGCTAACTACGCTGGCTTACCTGGTACAATTACTCACGGTATGTACTCTTCTGGTTCTATCAGATCattggttgaagaatggGCTGCAAACTCTGTTGCCGAAAGAGTAAGAGCCTTCAAATGTAACTTTCTTGGTATGGTTCTTCCAAATGATGTTTTGCAAACTACTTTGGAGCACATTGGTATGATCAATGGTAGAAAGATTATCAAGATTCAAACCAAGAATATTGAAACTGAGACTGTGGTATTGGATGGTGAAGcagaaattgaacaacCAATTACTACCTATGTGTTCACTGGTCAAGGTTCTCAAGAACAAGGTATGGGTATGGACTTGTACGAGAAGTCAGCTGTCGCCAAAGATGTTTGGGACAGAGCTGATTTGcacttcatcaacaactatGGTTTCTCTATTTTGGACATTGTTAAGAATAATCCAAATGAATTGACTATCCACTTCAACGGTAAGAAGGGTAGAAAAATCAGAGAAAACTATATTACTATGATGTTCGAAACTATTGctgaaaatggtgaaatcaaatctgaaaagatcttcaaggaaatcgaCAACACTACCACCAAACACACCTTCGTGTCTCCAACTGGTTTACTTTCTGCCACTCAGTTTACTCAACCGGCTTTGACCTTGATGGAAAAGGCCAGTTATGAAGACATCAAGGCAAAGGGATTGGTACCATCCGATGCTATGTTTGCTGGTCACTCTTTGGGTGAATATTCTGCtttatcttctttggccaacGTTATGCCTATTGAATCTTtggttgatgttgtttTCTACAGAGGTATGACTATGCAAGTTGCAGTCCCAAGAGATGAAACTGGTAGATCTAATTATGGTATGTGTGCTGTCAACCCTACTAGAGTTGGACCAACTTTCAACGATGCTGCCTTGAggtttgttgttgacgaAGTTTCTGCTCGGACTGGTTGGTTATTGGAGATTGTTAACTACAATGTTGAAAACACTCAATACGTTACTGCTGGTGACTTGAGAGCTTTAGACACATTAACGAATGTTTTGAATGTCATTAAACTTAACAAGATTGACTTGGTTAAGTTGCAAGCTCAAATGTCTCTTGATAAGGTCAAGGAGCATTTGaatgaaatcatcaaagaagttAGCACTAAGTCTTTGGCTAAACCACAACCAattgatttggaaagagGATTTGCTGTTATTCCATTGAAGGGTATTTCTGTTCCTTTCCATTCTTCTTACTTGATGTCTGGTGTTAAACCATTCCAGagattcttgaacaagaaaattccaaaatcttccGTCAAACCAaaagatttgatcaacaagtataTTCCTAATTTGACTGCCAAGCCATTTGAAATTACCAAGGAATACTTTGAAGAGGTTTATCAATTAACCAAATCCGAAAAATTGAAGTCAATTATTGAGAACTGGGAGTCTTACGAGTCTGCCTAA
- the VIP1 gene encoding inositol hexakisphosphate and diphosphoinositol-pentakisphosphate kinase (BUSCO:EOG09260FMW; EggNog:ENOG503NVF2; COG:Z), with amino-acid sequence MPQLPVVSTPASPTNPIPIEVNGYGAESNLTQPMSPLNLSPTQNPSVVSRTEKIITDTFVVSETKTAMASIAPMLEGFTPKTNSEDGVGIIAGDNSSSPLQSGVIDESHLSAIHEGPVVLDPVSVGTPFDSNTRSNSTNSNPLKSRSNSTSSGADFPILNKTISNSSSASRKVSIHKEVIGPKLPYVGKIGVCAMDAKVMSKPCRRILNRLIENGEFETVIFGDKVILDESIENWPTCDFLISFFSTGFPLDKAISYVNYRKPYMINDLVFQKALWDRRLVLAILDHSKVPTPYRLEISRDGGPQLDEVLEVKLREAGFTEEKIQNLTDQPEAEWEMVDDDTLKVNGKIIRKPYVEKPVDGEDHNVYIYYPTSTGGGGRRLFRKIGNKSSEFDPELTTPRTEGSYIYETFMDTDNFEDVKAYTVGAGFCHAETRKSPVVDGIVRRNTHGKEIRFITQLSDEEKIMAQNISNTFKQTICGFDLLRVLNKSYVIDVNGFSFVKDNNDYYDSCSSILRNLFIEAKKSRDLIKDKIPPSKKLLNKSQFEEKEQKWVFKGMVSVIRHADRTPKQKFKYSFRSPLFISLLKGHKEEVIIREVPDLQVVLETVKIAEAKKLEDLKKLKQLRTALEKKMNFPGTKIQLKPSLSKDDPEFVEKVQFILKWGGEPTHSAKYQATDVGEQLRQNIKLLNREALKDVKVYTSSERRVIASAHLASMALLGYDKDQDELPGDFMTIRKDLLDDSNAAKDLMDKVKKKLKPLLRQGAEAPPQFTWPPKMPQPFVVIKRVCQLMNFHKKLMEYNFENKDVSSFQESWCCGEDSTLFKERWDKLFQEFTTVEKTHPSKISELYDTMKYDALHNRSFLQNVFSYDPKDEKLIQLLSETCGDTVNSSGLVSEYPINILAMNNFKIPNESSSGPNSTSPSKNNSTNNLINISGGGHAAGSLGWVLKDATETIENSSKNNQSNTRKSENSNANPFDHPTFARLRELYRLSKVLFDFICPQEYGIKDEEKLDIGLLTSLPLARQILNDIQDIRKNDTPGVSMYFTKESHIYTLLNVLYESQIPMQIARNALPELDYLSQITFELFEAGDRNSPSGKKLSIRLSLSPGCHTQDPLDVQLDDDHYIGCIPRINLTRHLDMDFVTHKLRSRFTRVSLPKKFTPVNISSPLMNAL; translated from the coding sequence ATGCCACAGCTACCAGTTGTATCTACTCCTGCTAGTCCCACCAATCCTATTCCTATTGAGGTAAATGGTTATGGAGCAGAATCTAACCTCACTCAGCCCATGTCCCCCTTGAACTTATCTCCCACTCAAAACCCTTCGGTGGTAAGCAGAACCGAAAAGATAATAACTGATACATTTGTTGTATCTGAAACCAAAACTGCCATGGCTTCCATAGCTCCTATGCTTGAAGGCTTTACTCCGAAGACAAACTCCGAGGATGGGGTAGGAATCATAGCTGGCGacaactcttcttctcctttaCAATCTGGAGTGATCGATGAGTCTCATTTATCTGCTATCCACGAGGGCCCCGTGGTACTTGATCCAGTTAGTGTTGGTACTCCTTTTGACTCAAATACCAGATCAAACTCGACCAATCTGAACCCTTTGAAGTCAAGATCAAACTCGACGTCCAGTGGAGCAGATTTTCCtatcttgaacaagacCATCTCCAATTCCTCGAGTGCTTCGAGAAAAGTGTCTATTCACAAAGAGGTTATTGGACCCAAACTCCCATATGTTGGTAAAATTGGGGTGTGTGCTATGGATGCTAAAGTGATGTCTAAACCATGCAGAAGAATTTTGAACAGActcattgaaaatggtgagTTTGAAACGGTgatttttggtgataaagtTATTTTGGATGAGTCTATTGAAAATTGGCCAACCTGTGATTTTTTAATCAGTTTCTTCTCCACTGGATTTCCCTTGGACAAAGCCATAAGCTATGTTAATTATCGTAAACCTTACATGATTAATGACTTGGTGTTTCAGAAGGCTCTATGGGATAGAAGATTGGTGTTGGCTATCTTAGATCATCTGAAAGTTCCTACTCCTTATCGTTTGGAAATTAGTAGAGATGGGGGACCCCAGCTAGATGAAGTGTTGGAAGTTAAATTGAGAGAAGCTGGTTTTactgaagaaaagatcCAAAACTTGACCGACCAACCTGAAGCTGAGTGGGAAatggttgatgatgataccCTCAAGGTTAATGGAAAAATCATCAGAAAACCGTATGTGGAAAAGCCCGTCGATGGTGAAGACCATAATGTGTATATCTACTATCCAACATCCactggaggtggaggtCGGAGATTGTTCCGTAAGATCGGTAACAAATCCTCTGAGTTTGATCCTGAATTAACTACTCCAAGAACTGAAGGCTCATATATCTATGAAACTTTCATGGATACTGATAATTTCGAAGATGTTAAGGCCTATACTGTTGGAGCCGGATTCTGTCATGCAGAAACCCGCAAATCTCctgttgttgatggaattgtAAGACGTAATACTCATGGCAAAGAAATTAGATTTATCACTCAACTATCcgatgaagagaagattATGGCCCAGAATATTAGTAACACATTCAAACAAACtatttgtggatttgaTTTATTGAGAGTGCTTAATAAGTCCTACGTCATTGATGTGAATGGATTTTCATTTGTCAAAGATAACAATGATTACTATGATTCGTGTTCGAGTATCTTGAGGAATTTGTTCATAGAGGCCAAGAAGTCAAGAGACCTTATCAAGGATAAGATTCCACCTTCTAAGAAACTCCTTAACAAATCTCAATTcgaagaaaaagaacaaaaatGGGTTTTCAAGGGTATGGTTTCTGTCATCAGACATGCAGATAGAACACCTAAACAGAAGTTTAAATACTCTTTTAGATCCCCTCTTTTTATTTCATTATTGAAGGGTCATAAAGAGGAGGTTATCATCAGAGAGGTTCCAGACTTGCAGGTGGTTTTAGAAACTGTCAAAATTGCTGAAgcaaagaagttggaagatttgaagaagcttaAGCAATTGAGAACCgctttggaaaagaagatgaacTTTCCAGGTACTAAGATCCAACTTAAACCTTCTTTGTCTAAAGATGATCCAGAATTTGTCGAAAAGGTTCAATTCATCTTGAAATGGGGTGGTGAGCCAACTCATTCTGCTAAATATCAAGCCACTGATGTGGGGGAGCAATTGAGACAGAATATTAAATTGTTGAATCGTgaagctttgaaagatGTCAAGGTGTACACCTCCtcagaaagaagagttATTGCTTCAGCACATTTGGCATCTATGGCTTTGTTAGGTTATGATAAAGACCAAGATGAGCTTCCAGGTGATTTCATGACCATTAGaaaagacttgttggatGATTCCAACGCTGCGAAGGATTTAATGGATAAAGTcaagaaaaagttgaaacCTCTCTTACGACAAGGAGCTGAAGCACCCCCACAGTTCACTTGGCCTCCAAAGATGCCTCAGCCTTTTGTTGTTATTAAAAGGGTATGTCAATTAATGAATTTCCATAAGAAACTCATGGAATATAACTTTGAGAATAAGGATGTCTCTTCATTCCAAGAGTCTTGGTGTTGTGGTGAAGACTCCACATTATTCAAGGAAAGATGGGATAAATTATTCCAGGAGTTCACTACTGTGGAAAAAACACATCCATCTAAGATCAGTGAACTCTATGACACCATGAAGTATGATGCTTTGCACAATAGATCATTTTTACAAAACGTTTTTTCATATGATCCCAAAGACGAAAAATTGATACAGCTATTGAGTGAAACATGTGGTGATACAGTCAACCTGAGTGGTTTGGTGAGTGAATATCCTATCAATATTTTGGCCATGAATAATTTCAAGATTCCAAACGAAAGCTCTTCCGGTCCAAACTCAACCAGTCCTTCCAAGAACAACTCTACTAATAACTTAATTAACATCTCGGGTGGTGGACATGCTGCAGGTTCTTTAGGTTGGGTCTTGAAAGATGCCACTGAGACAATTGAGAATTCTTCTAAGAATAACCAGTCCAATACCAGAAAACTGGAAAACTCGAATGCAAATCCATTCGACCACCCAACTTTTGCCAGATTAAGAGAGCTATACAGATTGTCGAAGGTTTTATTTGATTTCATTTGTCCTCAAGAGTATGGCATCAAGGATGAAGAGAAACTTGACATTGGTTTGTTGACTTCCTTGCCGTTAGCCAGACAAATCTTGAATGATATCCAAGATATTAGAAAGAATGATACACCAGGGGTATCAATGTATTTCACTAAGGAGTCTCATATATATACCTTGTTAAATGTGTTATACGAATCACAAATCCCAATGCAAATTGCTAGAAATGCATTGCCTGAGCTTGATTACCTTTCTCAAATTACATTTGAACTATTTGAAGCGGGTGATAGAAACAGCCCTAGTGGTAAAAAACTTTCAATTCGGTTATCTTTGTCTCCCGGTTGTCATACCCAAGATCCACTTGAtgtccaacttgacgaTGATCACTATATTGGATGTATTCCaagaatcaacttgacaagACATTTAGACATGGACTTCGTAACTCACAAGTTGAGGTCAAGATTCACCAGAGTTTCTTTgcccaagaagttcaccCCAGTGAACATTTCCAGTCCTTTAATGAATGCACTTTAA